Proteins from one Escherichia coli genomic window:
- the yegI gene encoding protein kinase YegI has product MKTNIKVFTSTGELTTLGRELGKGGEGAVYDIEEFVDSVAKIYHTPPPALKQDKLAFMAATADAQLLNYVAWPQATLHSGRGGKVIGFMMPKVSGKEPIHMIYSPAHRRQSYPHCAWDFLLYVARNIASSFATVHEHGHVVGDVNQNSFMVGRDSKVVLIDSDSFQINANGTLHLCEVGVSHFTPPELQTLSSFVGFERTENHDNFGLALLIFHVLFGGRHPYSGVPLISDAGNALETDIAHFRYAYASDNQRRGLKPPPRSIPLSMLPGDVEAMFQQAFTESGVATGRPTAKAWVAALDLLRQQLKKCTVSAMHVYPGHLTDCPWCTLDNQGVIYFIDLGEEVITTVGDFVLAKVWAMVMASVAPPALQLPLPDHFQPAGRPLPLGLLRREYIILIEITLSALSLLLCGLQAEPRYIILVPVLAAIWIIGSLTSKAYKAEIQQRREAFNRAKMDYDHLVSQIQQLGGLEGFIAKRTMLEKMKDEILGLPEEEKRDLAALQDNARERQKQKFLEGFFIDVASIPGVGPARKAALRSFGIETAADVTRRSVKQVKGFGDHLTQAVIDWKASCERRFVFRPNEAITPADRQAVMAKMTAKRHRLESALTVGATELQRFRLHAPARTMPLMEPLRQAAEKLAQAQADLSRC; this is encoded by the coding sequence ATGAAGACAAATATAAAAGTATTTACATCGACAGGTGAATTGACCACTCTCGGGCGTGAACTGGGCAAAGGCGGCGAAGGCGCGGTTTATGATATCGAGGAGTTTGTCGATAGCGTTGCCAAGATTTATCACACGCCGCCACCCGCCTTAAAACAGGACAAACTTGCCTTTATGGCTGCGACAGCTGACGCGCAGTTGCTGAATTATGTCGCCTGGCCGCAGGCAACGCTTCATAGTGGACGAGGTGGGAAGGTTATCGGTTTTATGATGCCGAAGGTTTCAGGTAAAGAACCAATTCATATGATCTATAGCCCGGCACATCGTCGTCAGAGTTACCCTCATTGCGCGTGGGATTTTCTACTCTATGTTGCGCGCAATATTGCTTCATCTTTTGCTACGGTTCACGAGCACGGGCACGTCGTGGGCGACGTAAACCAGAACAGCTTTATGGTAGGCCGCGACAGCAAAGTGGTGTTGATCGATAGTGACTCCTTTCAGATTAACGCCAATGGCACACTGCATTTATGCGAAGTCGGCGTGTCGCATTTTACGCCGCCAGAGCTGCAAACCTTGTCGTCATTTGTTGGCTTTGAACGCACAGAAAATCACGATAATTTTGGCCTTGCATTGCTGATTTTTCACGTCTTGTTTGGTGGGCGGCATCCTTATTCTGGTGTGCCGCTTATCTCTGATGCGGGTAATGCGCTGGAGACGGATATTGCCCATTTTCGTTATGCCTACGCGTCAGACAATCAGAGACGTGGTTTAAAACCGCCGCCACGATCTATTCCGCTGTCGATGTTACCGGGCGATGTTGAAGCCATGTTTCAGCAGGCATTCACGGAAAGTGGCGTGGCAACTGGGCGTCCGACGGCAAAAGCGTGGGTTGCGGCACTTGATTTACTACGCCAACAGTTAAAGAAATGTACCGTTTCGGCAATGCATGTTTACCCTGGTCATTTAACCGACTGCCCGTGGTGTACACTGGATAATCAAGGCGTTATCTATTTTATTGATCTTGGCGAAGAGGTGATTACCACCGTCGGTGATTTTGTGCTGGCGAAAGTCTGGGCGATGGTGATGGCGTCAGTAGCACCGCCAGCACTACAGTTACCATTACCCGATCATTTCCAACCAGCTGGCAGGCCGCTTCCTTTAGGCCTGTTACGGCGTGAATACATTATTCTGATTGAGATCACACTGTCAGCGTTATCGCTGTTGCTTTGCGGTCTTCAGGCAGAACCGCGTTATATTATTTTGGTGCCTGTGCTGGCGGCTATCTGGATTATTGGCAGCCTGACAAGCAAAGCGTACAAAGCAGAAATCCAGCAACGCCGTGAGGCGTTTAATCGCGCAAAAATGGACTATGACCATTTAGTCAGCCAGATCCAACAGTTGGGCGGGCTGGAAGGTTTTATCGCCAAACGGACGATGCTCGAAAAAATGAAGGACGAAATTCTTGGTTTACCGGAAGAAGAAAAGCGCGATCTGGCAGCACTTCAGGACAACGCAAGGGAACGGCAGAAGCAGAAGTTTCTGGAGGGATTTTTTATTGATGTTGCCTCTATTCCCGGCGTTGGCCCTGCGCGTAAAGCGGCGTTACGGTCCTTTGGTATTGAAACGGCGGCAGACGTTACCCGACGGAGCGTTAAGCAAGTTAAAGGTTTTGGTGATCATCTGACCCAGGCGGTTATCGACTGGAAAGCGAGTTGCGAACGCCGTTTTGTGTTCAGGCCGAATGAAGCGATAACGCCAGCAGACAGACAAGCGGTAATGGCGAAAATGACCGCCAAACGACATCGGCTGGAATCGGCGTTGACTGTCGGTGCGACAGAGTTGCAGCGATTCCGCCTTCATGCTCCAGCACGGACCATGCCGTTGATGGAACCATTACGTCAGGCAGCGGAGAAACTGGCTCAGGCTCAGGCTGATTTAAGCCGCTGCTGA
- the yegJ gene encoding YegJ family protein, with amino-acid sequence MKKILLMLSLLFFTTASYCEISDTLVTGGYDKKAMSDAIQHARKETDQFIEVMNKKDADTFAVKAPITDRGETEHFWLTDVTYSNGMFIGIISNDPGIVTNVEYGQEWKIKKEDISDWMYTRGDKIYGGYTIDPLLVTYPKEEADELRAKLVR; translated from the coding sequence ATGAAAAAGATATTACTTATGTTGAGTCTGCTATTTTTTACTACCGCAAGCTATTGTGAGATTTCGGATACGTTAGTGACAGGAGGTTATGATAAAAAGGCGATGTCTGACGCCATTCAACATGCGCGGAAAGAAACCGATCAATTCATCGAAGTTATGAATAAAAAAGATGCTGATACTTTCGCAGTCAAAGCCCCGATAACCGATCGCGGAGAAACCGAGCATTTCTGGCTCACGGATGTCACTTATTCTAACGGCATGTTTATTGGTATAATAAGCAATGACCCTGGTATTGTTACAAACGTAGAATATGGCCAGGAGTGGAAAATCAAGAAAGAAGATATTTCAGACTGGATGTATACGCGCGGGGATAAAATTTACGGTGGTTATACCATTGATCCTTTATTGGTCACCTATCCAAAAGAAGAAGCCGACGAGCTAAGAGCAAAATTAGTTCGCTAG
- the pphC gene encoding PP2C family serine/threonine-protein phosphatase, translating to MSWRLVYASAVGTSHISADLSCQDACQMQVAWLEDQQPLLSVFVADGAGSVSQGGEGAKLAVNEAMAYISQKVQGGELELNDVLATDIVLTIRQRLFAEAEAKELAVRDFACTFLGLISSPNGTLIMQIGDGGVVVDLGHGLQLPLTPMVGEYANMTHFITDEDAVSRLETFTSTERAHRVAAFTDGIQRLALNMLDNSPHVPFFTPFFNGLASATQEQLDLLPELLKQFLSSPAVNERTDDDKTLALAMWTE from the coding sequence GTGAGCTGGCGTCTGGTTTATGCATCAGCCGTTGGAACGTCGCACATCAGCGCTGACTTGTCTTGCCAGGATGCCTGCCAGATGCAGGTTGCCTGGCTAGAAGACCAGCAGCCATTATTGTCGGTATTTGTCGCTGATGGCGCAGGCAGCGTCTCGCAGGGAGGCGAAGGTGCGAAGCTTGCCGTCAATGAAGCGATGGCTTATATATCGCAAAAAGTGCAGGGTGGGGAATTGGAGCTTAATGATGTCCTCGCCACGGATATTGTACTGACTATTCGTCAGCGACTTTTTGCCGAGGCAGAGGCCAAAGAATTAGCGGTTCGTGATTTTGCCTGCACATTTCTGGGACTGATTTCATCACCTAACGGCACATTGATTATGCAGATTGGCGATGGTGGCGTGGTGGTAGATTTGGGTCACGGTCTGCAATTGCCGCTCACGCCGATGGTGGGTGAATATGCCAACATGACGCATTTCATTACCGATGAAGATGCCGTTTCCAGACTGGAAACTTTCACCAGCACTGAGCGTGCGCATAGAGTTGCAGCATTTACGGATGGTATTCAGAGACTGGCGTTAAATATGCTGGATAATTCTCCGCATGTGCCTTTCTTTACCCCGTTTTTCAATGGACTGGCGTCAGCAACGCAGGAACAACTCGATTTATTACCTGAATTGTTAAAGCAGTTTTTGTCCAGCCCAGCGGTAAACGAGCGTACCGATGATGATAAAACGTTAGCACTGGCTATGTGGACAGAATGA
- the yegL gene encoding vWA domain-containing protein: protein MSEQITFATSDFASNPEPRCPCILLLDVSGSMSGRPINELNAGLVTFRDELLADSLALKRVELGIVTFGPVHVEQPFTSAANFFPPILFAQGDTPMGAAITKALDMVEERKREYRANGISYYRPWIFLITDGAPTDEWQAAANKVFQGEEDKKFAFFSIGVQGADMKTLAQISVRQPLPLQGLQFRELFSWLSSSLRSVSRSTPGTEVVLEAPKGWTSV from the coding sequence ATGAGCGAACAAATCACGTTTGCCACCAGCGATTTTGCCAGTAACCCGGAACCACGTTGCCCCTGCATTTTGCTGTTGGATGTTTCTGGTTCGATGAGTGGTAGACCTATTAATGAACTTAACGCCGGATTGGTTACCTTTCGCGATGAGCTGCTTGCCGATTCGCTGGCCTTAAAAAGAGTGGAACTCGGTATTGTGACGTTCGGCCCGGTGCATGTGGAACAACCATTTACCAGCGCCGCTAATTTTTTCCCGCCCATCCTGTTTGCCCAGGGCGATACACCAATGGGGGCCGCCATTACCAAAGCCCTGGATATGGTTGAGGAGCGCAAACGTGAGTATCGAGCCAATGGTATTTCCTATTATCGTCCGTGGATTTTCCTGATTACCGATGGCGCACCAACCGATGAGTGGCAGGCTGCTGCCAACAAGGTGTTTCAGGGGGAAGAAGATAAGAAGTTTGCCTTCTTTTCCATCGGTGTTCAGGGGGCGGATATGAAGACGCTGGCCCAAATCAGCGTTCGTCAGCCTTTGCCTCTTCAAGGATTACAATTCCGCGAACTGTTTAGCTGGTTATCCAGTTCGCTGCGTTCGGTTTCCCGCTCCACGCCGGGAACGGAAGTTGTACTGGAAGCGCCAAAAGGCTGGACGTCAGTGTGA
- the dgcE gene encoding diguanylate cyclase, giving the protein MSKQSQHVLIALPHPLLHLVSLGLVSFIFTLFSLELSQFGTQLAPLWFPTSIMMVAFYRHAGRMWPGIALSCSLGNIAASILLFSTSSLNMTWTTINIVEAVVGAVLLRKLLPWYNPLQNLADWLRLAFGSAIVPPLLGGVLVVLLTPGDDPLRAFLIWVLSESIGALALVPLGLLFKPHYLLRHRNPRLLFESLLTLAITLTLSWLSMLYLPWPFTFIIVLLMWSAVRLPRMEAFLIFLTTVMMVSLMMAADPSLLATPRTYLMSHMPWLPFLLILLPANIMTMVMYAFRAERKHISESETRFRNAMEYSAIGMALVGTEGQWLQSNKALCQFLGYSQEELRGLTFQQLTWPEDLNKDLQQVEKLISGEINTYSMEKRYYNRNGDVVWALLAVSLVRHTDGTPLYFIAQIEDINELKRTEQVNQQLMERITLANEAGGIGIWEWELKPNIFSWDKRMFELYEIPPHIKPNWQVWYECVLPEDRQHAEKVIRDSLQSRSPFKLEFRITVKDGIRHIRALANRVLNKEGEVERLLGINMDMTEVKQLNEALFQEKERLHITLDSIGEAVVCIDMAMKITFMNPVAEKMSGWTQEEALGVPLLTVLHITFGDNGPLMENIYSADTSRSAIEQDVVLHCRSGGSYDVHYSITPLSTLDGSNIGSVLVIQDVTESRKMLRQLSYSASHDALTHLANRASFEKQLRILLQTVNSTHQRHALVFIDLDRFKAVNDSAGHAAGDALLRELASLMLSMLRSSDVLARLGGDEFGLLLPDCNVESARFIATRIISAVNDYHFIWEGRVHRVGASAGITLIDDNNHQAVEVMSQADIACYASKNGGRGRVTVYEPQQADAHIERAAMSIDEQWRMIKENQLMMIAHGVASPRIPEARNLWLISLKLWGCEGEIFDEQTFRRSFGDAALNHALDRRVLHEFFQQTAKAIASKGLSIALPLSVAGLSSASLVNELLEQLENSPLPPRLLHLIIPAEAVIDHAESVQKLRLAGCRIVLSQVGRDLQIFNTLKANMADYLLLDGELCASVQGNLMDEMLITIIQGHAQRLGVKTIAGPVVLPLVMDTLSGIGVDLIYGDVIADAQPLDLLVNSSYFAIN; this is encoded by the coding sequence ATGAGCAAACAATCACAGCATGTATTAATTGCCCTGCCCCACCCGCTGCTTCACCTGGTCAGTTTAGGTTTAGTCTCGTTTATCTTTACCCTTTTCTCGCTTGAGCTTTCGCAGTTTGGCACCCAACTCGCCCCACTGTGGTTCCCGACGTCCATCATGATGGTGGCGTTTTATCGCCATGCCGGGCGCATGTGGCCGGGAATAGCGCTGAGCTGCTCGCTGGGAAATATCGCCGCATCCATCCTGCTTTTTTCCACCAGCTCGCTGAACATGACCTGGACGACCATCAATATTGTTGAAGCCGTGGTCGGGGCAGTGCTACTGCGTAAATTGCTGCCGTGGTATAACCCATTGCAAAATCTGGCTGACTGGCTGCGTCTGGCATTCGGCAGCGCCATTGTTCCACCTCTGTTAGGGGGTGTTCTGGTTGTCCTGCTGACGCCCGGAGACGATCCTCTCAGGGCATTTTTGATATGGGTACTGTCAGAATCCATCGGCGCCCTGGCACTGGTGCCGCTGGGATTGTTATTTAAACCACACTATCTGCTGCGCCATCGCAACCCAAGGTTGCTTTTTGAGTCGCTGCTCACGTTAGCCATCACACTGACGTTAAGCTGGCTTTCGATGCTGTATCTGCCGTGGCCTTTTACTTTCATTATTGTGCTGTTGATGTGGAGCGCCGTGCGCCTGCCACGAATGGAAGCCTTTTTGATCTTCCTTACCACGGTGATGATGGTGTCACTGATGATGGCCGCTGATCCCTCCCTGCTTGCTACGCCGCGTACATACCTGATGAGCCATATGCCGTGGCTACCGTTTTTGCTGATCCTGCTGCCCGCCAACATCATGACGATGGTGATGTATGCCTTTCGTGCGGAACGCAAACACATTTCCGAAAGCGAAACCCGCTTTCGGAACGCGATGGAATATTCCGCCATCGGCATGGCATTAGTGGGCACCGAGGGGCAATGGCTGCAATCCAACAAAGCGCTCTGCCAGTTTCTCGGTTACAGTCAGGAAGAACTGCGCGGACTTACCTTTCAGCAACTGACCTGGCCGGAGGATCTCAATAAAGATCTGCAACAGGTTGAAAAGCTGATAAGCGGTGAAATAAACACCTATTCAATGGAAAAACGCTACTACAACCGCAATGGCGATGTTGTCTGGGCGTTGCTTGCCGTCTCACTAGTGCGCCACACCGATGGTACGCCGCTCTATTTTATCGCTCAGATTGAAGACATTAACGAGCTAAAACGCACCGAACAGGTGAACCAGCAACTGATGGAGCGCATCACGCTGGCTAACGAAGCGGGCGGGATTGGCATCTGGGAGTGGGAGCTAAAGCCGAATATTTTTAGCTGGGATAAGCGGATGTTCGAGCTGTATGAAATTCCTCCGCATATCAAACCGAACTGGCAGGTGTGGTACGAGTGCGTGCTGCCGGAAGATCGCCAGCACGCCGAAAAAGTGATTCGCGATTCATTGCAATCGCGCTCTCCCTTTAAACTGGAATTTCGCATTACCGTGAAAGACGGTATTCGCCATATCCGCGCCCTCGCCAACCGGGTACTGAATAAAGAAGGCGAAGTCGAACGCCTGCTCGGCATTAATATGGATATGACCGAAGTGAAACAGCTTAACGAGGCATTGTTTCAGGAAAAAGAGCGCCTGCACATTACGCTGGATTCCATCGGCGAAGCCGTGGTCTGTATTGACATGGCGATGAAAATTACCTTTATGAATCCGGTGGCGGAGAAGATGAGCGGCTGGACGCAGGAAGAAGCGTTAGGTGTTCCGCTCCTGACGGTGTTGCATATTACTTTTGGCGACAACGGGCCATTAATGGAGAACATTTACAGTGCCGACACCTCACGTTCTGCGATTGAACAAGATGTGGTGTTGCACTGCCGGAGCGGCGGCAGCTACGACGTGCATTACAGTATTACGCCGTTAAGTACTCTGGACGGCAGCAATATAGGCTCGGTTCTGGTGATTCAGGACGTCACCGAATCACGCAAAATGCTGCGCCAGCTGAGCTACAGCGCCTCCCATGATGCACTGACGCATCTCGCCAATCGCGCCAGTTTTGAGAAGCAACTACGCATCCTGCTGCAAACGGTAAACAGTACACATCAGCGACATGCCCTGGTGTTTATCGATCTTGATCGCTTTAAAGCGGTGAATGACAGCGCCGGACACGCCGCTGGCGACGCTTTGTTGCGCGAACTGGCGTCATTGATGCTGAGTATGCTGCGCTCCAGCGACGTGCTGGCGCGACTCGGTGGCGATGAATTTGGTCTGCTGCTGCCAGATTGTAATGTCGAAAGTGCGCGTTTTATCGCTACACGCATTATCAGCGCCGTGAATGACTATCACTTTATATGGGAAGGACGTGTACATCGGGTAGGTGCCAGTGCCGGGATTACCTTGATTGATGACAACAATCATCAGGCGGTTGAAGTGATGTCGCAGGCTGACATCGCCTGTTATGCCTCCAAAAATGGTGGCCGCGGCCGGGTGACAGTTTACGAACCGCAGCAAGCTGACGCACATATCGAACGGGCGGCGATGTCGATTGATGAACAGTGGCGGATGATTAAAGAGAATCAGTTGATGATGATCGCCCACGGCGTCGCTTCGCCACGGATCCCGGAAGCGCGTAATTTGTGGTTGATATCACTAAAACTCTGGGGTTGCGAAGGCGAGATTTTTGATGAACAAACATTTCGTCGTAGCTTCGGTGATGCGGCGCTTAACCATGCTCTTGACCGCCGGGTACTCCATGAATTTTTCCAGCAGACCGCAAAAGCGATTGCCAGTAAAGGCTTAAGCATCGCCCTCCCCCTTTCTGTTGCCGGTTTGAGTAGCGCCTCGCTGGTGAATGAACTGCTTGAGCAGCTGGAAAATAGCCCTCTACCACCACGGTTATTACATCTGATTATTCCGGCAGAAGCGGTTATCGATCACGCAGAAAGCGTGCAAAAACTGCGGCTGGCCGGTTGCAGGATCGTACTCAGCCAGGTGGGTCGCGATCTGCAAATTTTCAACACGCTGAAAGCGAATATGGCAGATTACCTGCTACTTGACGGTGAGCTATGCGCCAGCGTGCAGGGTAATTTGATGGATGAGATGCTGATTACGATTATTCAGGGGCACGCTCAGCGACTCGGGGTGAAGACTATCGCCGGGCCAGTTGTTTTACCCTTAGTGATGGATACGCTTTCTGGCATCGGCGTCGATCTGATTTATGGCGATGTGATTGCCGATGCCCAACCGCTGGATTTGCTGGTGAATAGCAGTTATTTCGCGATTAACTGA
- the yegD gene encoding molecular chaperone translates to MFIGFDYGTANCSVAVMRDGKPHLLKMENDSTLLPSMLCAPTREAVSEWLYRHHDVPADDNETQALLRRAIRYNREEDIDVTAKSVQFGLSSLAQYIDDPEEVWFVKSPKSFLGASGLKPQQVALFEDLVCAMMLHIRQQAQAQLPEAITQAVIGRPINFQGLGGDEANAQAQGILERAAKRAGFKDVVFQYEPVAAGLDYEATLQEEKRVLVVDIGGGTTDCSLLLMGPQWRSRLDREASLLGHSGCRIGGNDLDIALAFKNLMPLLGMGGETEKGIALPILPWWNAVAINDVPAQSDFYSSANGRLLNDLVRDAREPEKVSLLQKVWRQRLSYRLVRSAEESKIALSSAAETRASLPFISDELATLISQQGLENALSQPLARILEQVQLALDNAQEKPDVIYLTGGSARSPLIKKALAEQLPGIPIAGGDDFGSVTAGLARWAEVVFR, encoded by the coding sequence GTGTTTATTGGTTTTGATTACGGTACAGCAAACTGTTCAGTGGCGGTCATGCGTGACGGTAAACCGCATTTGCTAAAAATGGAAAACGACAGCACGCTGCTGCCTTCAATGCTTTGCGCGCCAACGCGTGAAGCGGTAAGCGAATGGCTGTACCGCCATCATGATGTTCCGGCAGACGACAATGAAACGCAGGCGCTGTTACGTCGGGCGATTCGTTATAACCGCGAAGAAGATATCGATGTCACGGCGAAAAGCGTGCAGTTCGGTCTTTCCTCACTGGCGCAGTACATTGATGATCCGGAAGAAGTGTGGTTTGTGAAATCACCAAAATCGTTCCTCGGTGCCAGCGGCTTAAAACCGCAGCAGGTGGCGCTGTTTGAGGATCTGGTCTGCGCAATGATGCTGCATATTCGCCAACAGGCGCAGGCGCAATTGCCAGAAGCGATTACCCAGGCGGTGATTGGTCGCCCGATCAACTTCCAGGGGCTGGGCGGCGATGAAGCAAACGCCCAGGCACAAGGGATTCTGGAGCGCGCAGCAAAGCGTGCCGGGTTTAAGGATGTGGTATTCCAGTACGAGCCGGTGGCGGCTGGGCTGGATTACGAAGCCACCTTGCAGGAAGAAAAACGGGTGCTGGTGGTAGATATTGGTGGTGGTACGACTGACTGTTCTTTACTGCTAATGGGGCCACAGTGGCGTTCGCGCCTCGATCGTGAAGCCAGCCTGCTGGGTCACAGTGGTTGCCGTATTGGCGGTAACGATCTGGATATCGCACTGGCGTTTAAAAATCTGATGCCATTACTGGGCATGGGTGGCGAAACTGAAAAAGGCATCGCCCTGCCGATCCTGCCGTGGTGGAATGCGGTTGCCATCAACGATGTACCAGCGCAGAGTGATTTCTACAGTAGTGCTAACGGTCGTCTGCTTAACGACCTGGTACGCGACGCCCGCGAACCGGAGAAAGTGTCCCTGTTACAGAAAGTCTGGCGTCAGCGTTTAAGTTATCGGCTGGTACGCAGCGCGGAAGAGAGCAAAATCGCCCTTTCCAGCGCAGCGGAAACCCGCGCATCGCTGCCATTTATCAGCGATGAACTGGCAACGCTGATTAGCCAACAAGGGCTGGAAAACGCCCTCAGTCAGCCGCTGGCGCGAATTCTGGAACAGGTGCAACTGGCGCTGGATAACGCCCAGGAAAAACCGGATGTCATCTATCTGACTGGTGGTAGCGCCCGATCGCCGCTGATTAAAAAAGCGCTGGCAGAACAGTTGCCGGGCATTCCGATTGCAGGCGGCGATGACTTTGGGTCGGTTACCGCCGGGCTGGCACGTTGGGCAGAAGTGGTGTTTCGTTAA
- the alkA gene encoding DNA-3-methyladenine glycosylase 2 yields the protein MYTLNWQPPYDWSWMLGFLAARAVSGVETVADDYYARSLAVGEYRGVVTAIPDIASLTLHINLSAGLEPVAAECLVKMSRLFDLQCNPQIVNGALGELGAARPGLRLPGCVDAFEQGVRAILGQLVSVAMAAKLTARVAQLYGERLDDFPDYVCFPTPQRLAAADPQALKALGMPLKRAEALIHLANAALEGTLPMTIPSDVEQAMKTLQTFPGIGRWTANYFALRGWQAKDVFLPDDYLIKQRFPGMTPAQIRRYAERWKPWRSYALLHIWYTEGWQPDEA from the coding sequence ATGTATACCCTGAACTGGCAGCCGCCATATGACTGGTCGTGGATGTTGGGATTTCTCGCCGCCCGTGCGGTGAGCGGTGTTGAAACGGTTGCGGACGATTATTATGCCCGTAGTCTGGCGGTGGGCGAATATCGCGGCGTGGTGACTGCTATTCCGGATATAGCCAGCCTTACTCTGCACATAAATTTAAGTGCAGGTTTAGAACCTGTTGCCGCTGAGTGTCTGGTGAAAATGAGCCGCCTGTTTGATCTGCAATGTAACCCGCAGATTGTTAATGGGGCGTTGGGCGAATTAGGCGCAGCGCGGCCCGGATTGCGTTTACCTGGTTGTGTTGATGCTTTTGAGCAGGGCGTGCGGGCGATTTTAGGCCAACTGGTGAGCGTGGCGATGGCGGCAAAATTGACCGCCAGAGTGGCACAGCTTTATGGCGAACGGCTGGATGATTTTCCTGATTATGTCTGCTTCCCCACGCCTCAGCGGCTGGCTGCAGCCGACCCGCAGGCATTAAAAGCGTTAGGTATGCCGTTGAAACGGGCAGAGGCACTGATTCATCTGGCAAATGCGGCGCTGGAGGGCACCTTACCAATGACAATACCGAGCGACGTAGAACAAGCGATGAAAACGCTGCAAACTTTTCCGGGTATCGGGCGCTGGACGGCGAATTATTTCGCCTTACGTGGTTGGCAGGCGAAAGATGTTTTCCTGCCGGATGATTATCTGATTAAACAGCGATTTCCGGGAATGACACCGGCACAAATCCGCCGTTATGCCGAACGCTGGAAGCCCTGGCGTTCTTATGCGCTGTTGCATATCTGGTATACGGAAGGCTGGCAACCAGACGAAGCATGA
- a CDS encoding IS4-like element IS421 family transposase, with protein sequence MNYSHDNWSAILAHIGKPEELDTSARNAGALTRRREIRDAATLLRLGLAYGPGGMSLREVTAWAQLHDVATLSDVALLKRLRNAADWFGILAAQTLAVRAAVTGCTSGKRLRLVDGTAISAPGGGSAEWRLHMGYDPHTCQFTDFELTDSRDAERLDRFAQTADEIRIADRGFGSRPECIRSLAFGEADYIVRVHWRGLRWLTAEGMRFDMMGFLRGLDCGKNGETTVMIGNSGNKKAGAPFPARLIAVSLPPEKALISKTRLLSENRRKGRVVQAETLEAAGHVLLLTSLPEDEYSAEQVADCYRLRWQIELAFKRLKSLLHLDALRAKEPELAKAWIFANLLAAFLIDDIIQPSLDFPPRSAGSEKKN encoded by the coding sequence ATGAATTACTCTCACGATAACTGGTCAGCAATTCTGGCCCATATTGGTAAGCCCGAAGAACTGGATACTTCGGCACGTAATGCCGGGGCTCTAACCCGCCGCCGCGAAATTCGTGATGCTGCAACTCTGCTACGTCTGGGGCTGGCTTACGGCCCCGGGGGGATGTCATTACGTGAAGTCACTGCATGGGCTCAGCTCCATGACGTTGCAACATTATCTGACGTGGCTCTCCTGAAGCGGCTGCGGAATGCCGCCGACTGGTTTGGCATACTTGCCGCACAAACACTTGCTGTACGCGCCGCAGTTACGGGTTGTACAAGCGGAAAGAGATTGCGTCTTGTCGATGGAACAGCAATCAGTGCGCCCGGGGGCGGCAGCGCTGAATGGCGACTACATATGGGATATGATCCTCATACCTGTCAGTTCACTGATTTTGAGCTAACCGACAGCAGAGACGCTGAACGGCTGGACCGATTTGCGCAAACGGCAGACGAGATACGCATTGCTGACCGGGGATTCGGTTCGCGTCCCGAATGTATCCGCTCACTTGCTTTTGGAGAAGCTGATTATATCGTCCGGGTTCACTGGCGAGGATTGCGCTGGTTAACTGCAGAAGGAATGCGCTTTGACATGATGGGTTTTCTGCGCGGGCTGGATTGCGGTAAGAACGGTGAAACCACTGTAATGATAGGCAATTCAGGTAATAAAAAAGCCGGAGCTCCCTTTCCGGCACGTCTCATTGCCGTATCACTTCCTCCCGAAAAAGCATTAATCAGTAAAACCCGACTGCTCAGCGAGAATCGTCGAAAAGGACGAGTAGTTCAGGCGGAAACGCTGGAAGCAGCGGGCCATGTGCTATTGCTAACATCATTACCGGAAGATGAATATTCAGCAGAGCAAGTGGCTGATTGTTACCGTCTGCGATGGCAAATTGAACTGGCTTTTAAGCGGCTCAAAAGTTTGCTGCACCTGGATGCTTTGCGTGCAAAGGAACCTGAACTCGCGAAAGCGTGGATATTTGCTAATCTACTCGCCGCATTTTTAATTGACGACATAATCCAGCCATCGCTGGATTTCCCCCCCAGAAGTGCCGGATCCGAAAAGAAGAACTAA